The window TATTATGCCTGAGGCAAAATGATATATACTTAAAACAGAGAGTCCTGTTTTCTCCCCTTTCTTTGTTCTTTTTACGTGTAATGCTATTAATTTGGGATGCTTCAGCtcttcaaataaaattttcattttcatttgttttccttaaatCATATATGAAAAATCATTTTCCATCTCTTATACCTTTCTGGCCTGTTTGGTTAAGATCAAGTGtagaatctatttttttttttgtcaaattgAAATATACATGTCTTCTGTTGCTTCTGAAAACAAAAGCACTTACTAATGTCTACATTGACAGTGTTGCTAAATACCAGGAGGCAAATCCTGCTGTTTACACCATTGTTACATTCCCTTTCCTTTTCGCGGTGATGTTTGGAGATTGGGGTCATGGAATTTGCTTGCTGTTGGGAGCATTAGTTCTTATTTCTAAGGAAAGCAAGCTTAGCTCTCAAGTATGTCCTCTCATAGTTTCAACCTCTCTCTTGGAGTACTTAACATCAGTAATTATGCAATTATATATTCCTTATGTgatcaaataaaattttctggCAGAAACTGGGCAGCTTTATGGAGATGCTCTTTGGCGGTCGCTATGTACTCCTCTTAATGTCAATATTCTCAATTTACTGTGGCTTGATATATAATGAATTCTTCTCTGTTCCGTTTCACATATTTGGTGGCTCTGCATACAAATGCCGAGATGCTTCATGCAGGTATGAATTATAACCTTGTTAAATTTCCATTTAGAGTACTTCGCTTTGTGATTTGtcaaaagtaatgataatgcaaTCTCTTATGTGCTTCTGGTCAAGACTGTGATTTGCATTTTTTAAGCTCCCTCACCCAGACCTTATTACTTGATTAAAAAAAGCCTCCTCGCCCAGACCTTTAAAAGGATAGCAAAGGACATTTTCAACTATGTAAATAAGAGCGAAGAAGTGGTTGCTTTGGCTACACTTTAAGTTATGTTATTAAATCCTAGATGAGAAATAAactattctttcttcttttatttatttgtttgggGTTTCGGGGGTTCTAGATGGGGAAGAGTAGCTTTTGTTTCCACTTCTGCGCAGGATTTAAAATCTgtttttgattttgtgattaaGCCTTCAATTCATTACGACCATAACAGGTTACTTATAACTACAAGTAGTCGAGGTTCTTTGGATGTTTCTAATAATTTGATCTCAGAGTCAGGTTAATGCCTCAATCGCTTGGTTTTTGGGATTTTCTTAGTCAGGCTTCTTATATTGTTATGTACTTACGGTGAAGATTGGCTAAGTTTCTATTTGATTTCTACATATTTTTAAGTAGCCCCACTGCTTTCCGGTCAGGTACAAGACACTGTAGTAATGCAATCAAACAATCATTTTCTCCATATTTCTTGGACATATTCAGATATTGCTCCTCAAATAATGTTTATGATGGTTACTAGATAAAACAAAATAACGTTTATGACGGTTACATATCGTTCGTCTATACTGGCACCTTACTCTTGCCTCCCAATCGTTGAATGCACGTATAGCTTGAGTTAGATTTTAATGCATCGTTTCCAGCTAGCCTTTTTACATTTGCAATTTTTTAACTGGGATTTTGATGTTTGTATTTACAGTGACGCATATACAGTCGGTTTAATAAAATACAGTGATCCTTATCCTTTTGGTGTGGATCCAAGCTGGAGAGGTAGCCGTTCGGAGCTTCCTTTCTTGAACTCCCTTAAGATGAAGATGTCTATTTTGTTGGGTGTGGCACAGATGAACCTCGGAATTATATTAAGTTACTTCAACGCACGTTTCTTCAACAACACACTTGATATTAAGTGCGTATTCCCTTTTCTTCTGTCCCCTTTTGATGGTTTTCTCGTTGAAGTTATTTATTCCATTGATTTGTTATCAGGTATCAGTTTGTGCCACAAGTGATCTTTCTCAACAGCCTTTTTGGGTACCTGTCTCTCCTCATTGTTGTTAAATGGTGCACTGGATCTCAGGCAGATCTCTACCATGTTATGATTTATATGTTCCTAAGTCCTTTCGAGGCTCTTGGTGAAAACCAGTTGTTTTGGGGCCAGAGTGTGCTTCAGGTATGTGCCATTGCATCTCTTTCTAATCTTCTGCTCTTAGGGTTCATTTGATCTGCAGACGTGATAAGGTAAAACTTTAATACCACCGGATTACATTGTAGGATATGATGTTAATTAATGGAATATGGATAAGATTGTAACGCTTGTGTCCCATGTTTGGTACAAGGATTTTAAATCTCTGCGACGAATTTCCTTGGCATAAATGCATTAAATAACTTATAGAATAAGGATTAATTTGAAATGAAGAATTAGTCATGATAATGTATCTCTGTATATTTGTTAAAAGCTATTCGACATTAATTAAAAGCAAtacaaacaagaaaataaagaaaaggttgGTGGCAGTGTGTGGGTGGAAGGGGAGAGAGAAATCTGTGGAGTAAAAAAAAACCATTTGATATCATAGGATaacttttgtttgcttcttccCTAGGGATAATTTATCCAGTACTTGGGGGTGGGTTGCGGGGGTGGGAGGATTTTATTATTTCATCCATAATCGAACTCTACATAGACAACCAAACAATTGATTATCTTAGCATCCATAATCCCCCCTCACCCACAATCCATAAATGGAACAAACCCTTGAAAATCTCTCGTCCCTTGCTTCTTTGTTTAACAATTATTATTGCAGGTAGTATTGCTGCTTTTAGCACTTGTTGCTGTTCCATGGATGCTTTTCCCAAAACCTTTTATTTTGAAGAGACTTTACACCGAGGTAAGTACATTTGGTTGCTTTTGCTTTCTCACCCTTCACAATGAATTGAATAATGTACTATCTTGATGATCTAGAGGAAAGTATAAAGGAATGGATAATCAATTTTCTTTTAAAAGGGCACAAGTAATGGAATCATTGAGGATGTAATCTTGTTTCTCCTAAGAGTCAGTTTGTGGTCGTTGAGTGGAGGGAATTCTTTTGTAGAGAAGAGGAGAGGTTTGGAATTTAGGGTTCCCAATGGGCAGATTGACTAAATTGAATTAAAACAAGTTGAGTCACTAAAAGGGTCATGATCCAATCCTCCCAAAGTTTACTTGGGCAAGACTGGTTTATTCAATTTTGGctatataataatttttttaatcatCAAACCAGAAGTGTTTGTCTTTTCTTTTGACATTTTTCTTATGGTTATTTGGGCTACCTTATTATGATTCTCAGAGATTTCAAGGCGGAACTTATGGCCTTCTTGGAACATCTGAGGTGGATACTTATGAGGAACCAGACTCTGCGAGGCAACACCACCATGAGGAGTTCAATTTTAGTGAGGTTTTTGTGCATCAAATGATACACTCTATTGAGTTTGTTCTGGGTGCCGTCTCTAACACTGCATCATACCTTCGGCTGTGGGCTTTGAGGTATATCCTTCATttttacttgttttttttttgtcattAACAGCAACTTGTTTTATGTTTCTACCAAATTGATGTCTGTGATGTTGGTGCAGTTTGGCTCATTCTGAATTGTCTACTGTGTTCTATGAGAAAGTTCTCCTCCTTGCTTGGGGGTAAGATTCCACGACTTTTAGCTTTTTTGCTGTTCAGAATTTCCTTGTTTAGACATCGCTTAGTGTCTTCATGGATGTTAATAGTAAAGTTCGAAGTTTACTTCTGTTAAAATGTCAAGTTGTTGAATCATGAATCTGGTGAATACATTTGGTTACTCAAATTTTCTTTGCAATAGTATGGATTTGGAGGTAGAACAAGTAACTCCCTCGGAACTAGCTCAGTTCTCTTATGCAATGGCTCTATCTGTTTAGCAACATCTCATCCAAACTATTCTTAGTCTTATACTGAAGTATTTTGTGTACAAGAATATCTGCTGTCTTGTACTCATTGAAGGAAGTCACAGAGGAGAGGTAAAATTGGCATTTATTTAGACTATGGTGAAAAGTGGAAGCATGAAAAATGGACAATGCATCATTCGTACCATTAATAAAGCTAGTGTAATTACCATGGTCTCTGCTCAGGTTCTAAATGCATATTTGCTACCATGTTCCACTATAAACTTACAAATCCTAGGGCTAAATTTGTTATTCTGCTTTGGTCTCTACTAAACGCCAGTATCTTAACTTTAACCCGCTATGTCCTAGATATATCTCTTTTCTATTTTGCCTAAAAATAGCTCTTTAAAATATTCTCCGCTTTTAATTATAGCAATATATGTATGCAAACAATTAAAAAATTGTCTAGACAATATGCACAGTCCTGTGCAATGCCATGATATCTGGTGCTTATATATTATTATGATGTGTGGTGACTGGACCAATGCATCAAGGTTCTTTATCTAGACAATATGCATGCTCCTGTATGTGTGTCAGTGCGTGAGGTACTTCTATGCATCAATAGGAAGCACATTTATTCCGTAATTGAGTACTAACTTGATTTGGAATCAAAAGGCTTTCTTATTCTTTTGGTACCTAAAACTAGGTCTCTCTTCTACCATGAATTGATTGATATACAATTTTGTTgaaatctttttcctttttaggtGAATGTTGTGGCATTTTCTAATGAAATGACATGACAGTGAAGACCACATCAGTGCTTCTTCTTGCCCTTGTGTCTCTCTAATTTTGTTTTTCTCTTGGAAGGGGGGTGGggcctatgttgctcggactctccgaaaatgttgCCGGGTGtatgtcggatcctccaaaagtagtatATTGTTGGAGGATCCGACAGGGGTGCGGCAGTATTTTGGAGAGTCCACGCAACATAGGGTGGGGCAAGTTGTGGGAGAATGGGGAGGGCAAGAGCACTTCCTCATGTGTACTATGATGGTAGTGGTTTGTTTTATGCACCATAGCTAAAATATGGCTGTACAAATTGATTGTGTTGTTTAACATTTTGCCCTCGACATCATAGCTATCAAATGTACCTGAGGACTAGATGCTTAATAATTGCAGGTATGATAGCCTGATCATACGGCTAATTGGGCTGGCAGTATTCGCCTTCGCCACAACCTTTATACTACTCATGATGGAGACTCTTAGCGCATTCCTTCATGCATTGCGTCTTCATTGGGTGGAATTCCAAAACAAGTTCTATCACGGCGATGGTTATAAGTTCAAGCCATTCTCTTTTGCTGCATTAGCAGATGATGAGGATTAGTACATAACCtttattttcccttatttttttcCGGGGAATTCCACAGAAAAGAGGAGTTTCTATATCCAGGGAAAAGATTTTCGAAGGACCCAATTTTGGCTGACTATTATTGCGCACTTTCTGTTGATGAAGCAGCTGGTTTTAGCATAGAATTGTAAAGTTGGCACACATAATCTTTCAGTATAGTGGTATGAAACTGGGCTCTGCTTATGGCcatagttagttgttaaagaagaGATCTGTAAATTTTTCTTTATAAATCCTTTACATATTGTTTTTCAAACACGAATAAGTTAATTGTAAAGAGGGAAGTCTTTATATAGCATTTATCTTAAGGGTGTCTCATTCTTTTGTGGAGGCAAATTTACAGAATCAGCAAATACATGCTCCTTGTATACATTTAGTGAGTCTCTACAGATTGTTGTAATAATAGAATTTTCTCTTTGAATTTCCTTTTTTGGAATCGCCAAACTTTGATAAATGAAATGGTCAAATTTAGTAGATTTGAATTAAATAACTACTGTATTagcttttcttatttttcatgGGATCAAACATATTCTAGCTCGCTAATGAGGTCCATGACTCAGAAATTGAAATTTTCTGCTTGTGCATTTAGATTCTCATTTGATACTTCTTCAGAAACTAGATATctgaataataaatgcagaaataaTAAATTCGATGAATATTCATTTTTTACAGTCTAATTTAACCACCTCTTgtcgagttttttttttttaaaaaaagaataggGGCACAATGGAAATTGACAGGAGTGTGCCACTTTTCTCTCGTAACACGAGTGTGTTTCTGAGAAATAAATTGAGCCAACATACAAAATTGAGCGATTGACCAAAACCAATTGCATTTGTGAAacaaaaaagtatatatatatatatatatatatatatatatatatatatatatatatatatatatatatatatatatatattattggatcgggttgcacgccacaacaatattatgtATTTCTcaaataaatttatcaactagGCGTCTCTTTCATTAACTTTCCGAATATTTCACTCTATCTTTTAACTTAAGGATTCTTGAATTAAACGTTCGTAGATGAGACATAGACACGTGATTGATTTGTAAATAGATTTATGATTAACAAATCTAGAGACCGCCGATGTACTTCCCTTTTCTTTCTAAAATGACGTTTTCGCCAAAATGTTCGAAACTGATACTCTCTGGCTTTTTACCACTTTTCCAATGTGAGGAACTTTTAGGGAGTTCAAACTATTTGCCTAAAATCTCATTCTTTATTACGATTTGCATATTTGAACTCTCTAaaattttttcttaatttgaatAATCACAACTTCGTTGATATAGAATATAGAGCACAATAGAAGACAAATTTATAAAGGTGATAGTAATTAGTTGTGATTAAGTTTCATTAATGTCGGTATATTATTTTAGGTCCAATATTGTTAGGCGTGCTAAGATTTACATACCGATTTTAAATGTAGCTTATAGTGTTAGAAGCGTCTTATATTGGAGAACTTGAAAAATAATGATTCATTGCTTAGGATTATAACGTTACTTGAAGGTACTAGTCTACtacatgaaaaattatgaaacagagaataaaaacaaatggTAAAACCAAGGCAAAAGCCATGTAAATCAtgttggtatatatatatatatatcaaatcaTTAGTTGACCTTGAACTAGTCACGAGTTCTCAACTGAATTGTTTAGTTATAGAATTCCATCTTTAGTTAGGGTttcgatttaaaaaaaatatagtataGGTTAATCTCTCGATTAATTCGGGTTTAAGGGAGGGTGATCGAAGGGACAAACTTTTGATCTTTTCTCTATTGCGAGAGGTTTATTTCGTATCAAAAATATGTTTGGGAAGGCCAGGAAGATTAATTGGATAAATTCCACTAGGAATCCCACGAAGCAAGTGGAAAGGAAGTGGAGATAGTCCACTTTAAATATTCCATCCTAATCACACTTTAGaagattattttttaaattaatataataatgattttcttttcttctgctTTAAGAGATGCAGGCTACTTTGGATAATTTATTAAAggaaataaatttaaatttttcgaGGATATATCTAAAGACTAtataacaattatttttttaaatttttagacaATTTATTTAActtaattaacaaaaaataggAAATGTCCAACTAGAAGACAAAAAAATTTCACATGCTCATGCAATTCTAAATTAATTATCCTCTGTCCGTACCATtcatattttaaactttttataCACCTTGAATTTAATAGctttaattatataaaaattttGTCTAAAATACCTTTATCTCTCTCCCATGCCTCATTTAATTTACAATAAAAAGTATGCTTCTTATTTCTTAACCTTAAATATTGGGAACAAATTAAGTTGATCAAAACCAGTAATATTTGAGATAAGATGAAGtattaattaaacaaacaaaaaaaagaaagatggagaaagcgtacgacgtCGTATGAAAACTGTTGAATACCACCGAAAGGCAAACGAAACCAGTGGTATCCTGAAAAACTACACTGAAATTTGGTGTAAAATGGAGATGTTATCTCAAAAATCTAGGCGTGTCTCATACCTGCAAATGCAATGTGTCAATTATCCAAGCGTCCCCTACTGTTACAACTTTTgctgtttctctttttttttttaaaaaaaagcaaACACTTAACACAAATACATATAATAATTTCTTACTAGCTTTTAAGAAAATGTCATGGTTTTAGTAATTTCTACTCTACCAAATCCCAAAACTTCAATTTCTATAGTAGAAAAGGAGTTATACACAGTAGATTGATTAAGGAGAGATGGAGAAGGTGTACAAGGTTTCTGGTGGAGATGATTTAATGGAGTTttataaaagagaaattgggtttTCTCAGCCCAGAAAATTCTCTCGCCGAATTTCTGCTTCTGAGGTTTGATTTATTCCCCCACTTTTATTTCAGCTAAAATCATCATATCTTTGGATTTGTTATTTTGGGTCTGATTCTTTTTTTGTTATTGGGTCTTATGGGAGCGAAAAAATGTGATTTTTCCCGCTGATTGAACTGTATATGAATACTTTCTCTAGTTTgatcaaattctttttttttagtatGGTCAGGTAGCACTTGAACTCTACTTActaatactactactactactaacaAAACAACAACTACGactcagtcccaaacaagttgggtcGGCTCTGTACAACAAACAATAACAAACCCAGTCGGCTCTGTACAACAAACAATAACAAACCCAGCTAAATGACACATGTGAGGTCTGGGTAGGTTAGtgtgtacgcagtcttacccctacccataaagtcagatgcggagaggttgtttccgatataTCGCTTAAGGAACGGTAAAAATAAAGCAACAAGCAAAACACATTAAATAAAAATCCATTTAAACTCATCTCTTACAGATGACTATTATAACTGATTCAACTAGCTTGGAGATGAGGGCTAACTGATAAaaaacaacaaacccagtgaaattaaaacttcaactaGATTATTacctacaattttttttttggggattGACACTGACAAGTTTATTGTTAGTTGCCACTTTCTAACAACCTAGCATTTAGTAGAATGGACTTA is drawn from Nicotiana tabacum cultivar K326 chromosome 9, ASM71507v2, whole genome shotgun sequence and contains these coding sequences:
- the LOC107796568 gene encoding V-type proton ATPase subunit a1, with amino-acid sequence MEYIDNLPPMDLMRSENMTFVQLIIPVESAHPAITYLGQLGLLQFRDLNDDKSPFQRTFVNQVKRCAEMSRKLRFFKDQIQKAGLLPSPRPASQPDIELEELEIQLAEHEHELIEMNANSEKLRQSYNELLEFKLVLQKASDFLVSSRSHTTAQETELDENVYSNHNYSDTASLLEQEMQPELSNQSGVRFISGIICKSKVLQFERMLFRATRGNMLFHQAVADEEILDPTSNEMVEKIVFVVFFSGEQARTKILKICEAFGANCYPVPEDMTKRRQITREVLSHLSELETTLDVGLRHRDKALTSIGFHLTKWMNMVRREKAVYDTLNMLNFDVTKKCLVGEGWCPIFAKTKIQEALQRATIDSNSQVGIVFHVMGAVDSPPTYFRTNRFTNAYQEIVDAYGVAKYQEANPAVYTIVTFPFLFAVMFGDWGHGICLLLGALVLISKESKLSSQKLGSFMEMLFGGRYVLLLMSIFSIYCGLIYNEFFSVPFHIFGGSAYKCRDASCSDAYTVGLIKYSDPYPFGVDPSWRGSRSELPFLNSLKMKMSILLGVAQMNLGIILSYFNARFFNNTLDIKYQFVPQVIFLNSLFGYLSLLIVVKWCTGSQADLYHVMIYMFLSPFEALGENQLFWGQSVLQVVLLLLALVAVPWMLFPKPFILKRLYTERFQGGTYGLLGTSEVDTYEEPDSARQHHHEEFNFSEVFVHQMIHSIEFVLGAVSNTASYLRLWALSLAHSELSTVFYEKVLLLAWGYDSLIIRLIGLAVFAFATTFILLMMETLSAFLHALRLHWVEFQNKFYHGDGYKFKPFSFAALADDED